Proteins encoded together in one bacterium window:
- a CDS encoding NAD(P)/FAD-dependent oxidoreductase, which translates to MIVVGAGPAGAEAARAAARGGLRTLLVEEHSTIGVPSHCTGKLSHHAFAEFEIPRHLAINAVSAAVFHSPGGVSVRVRRASVDSYVVDRVAFDRWLAGRAAAAGAEVMTGVRITAARRNHAGMVVSGTRGGRFTEASCRLLIDAEGAAPRLPATLGVRLPRRYAMGLQYHMRGVGGIDPDTPEVFFGRDLAPGFFAWLMPVGRDRARVGLCVDPRIARRAPIWYLERFIATHPALHSRLAGATVEEKVAGRIALLGLRRPVDAGGFVIVGDAAGQVKATSGGGIYYAMIAGRIAGEIAARYVGGDRKATAEYERRWRSRFGREVSFTAFGRRAINHLSDADLDALLGAIAESPQLRLSVERAGDTQFQSRLFFPLLLGLGAAGVRRPALVPVVAKALLHGMLTQL; encoded by the coding sequence GTGATCGTGGTCGGTGCCGGCCCCGCGGGAGCGGAAGCGGCCCGTGCCGCGGCTCGTGGGGGCCTCCGGACGTTGCTCGTGGAGGAACATTCCACCATCGGCGTTCCGAGCCACTGCACCGGGAAGCTGTCGCATCACGCCTTCGCCGAGTTCGAGATCCCCCGGCATCTGGCGATCAACGCAGTCAGCGCGGCGGTGTTTCACTCCCCCGGCGGCGTGTCGGTGCGGGTCCGCCGCGCCAGCGTGGATTCCTACGTCGTCGATCGGGTGGCATTCGATCGGTGGCTCGCCGGCCGCGCCGCCGCCGCGGGGGCGGAGGTGATGACGGGCGTCCGCATCACCGCGGCGCGGCGTAATCACGCCGGCATGGTCGTGTCCGGCACCAGGGGCGGCCGGTTCACGGAGGCGTCGTGCCGTCTGCTCATCGACGCCGAAGGCGCGGCCCCCCGGTTGCCCGCAACGCTGGGCGTCCGGCTCCCGCGCCGGTACGCGATGGGCCTCCAGTATCACATGCGCGGGGTGGGGGGGATTGACCCGGATACCCCCGAGGTGTTCTTCGGCCGCGATCTCGCCCCGGGGTTTTTCGCGTGGCTGATGCCGGTCGGCCGCGACCGCGCCCGCGTGGGGTTGTGCGTCGATCCGCGGATCGCCCGGCGCGCTCCGATCTGGTATCTCGAGCGCTTCATCGCCACGCACCCGGCGCTGCACAGCCGGCTCGCCGGAGCGACCGTCGAAGAGAAGGTCGCCGGCCGGATCGCGCTCCTCGGGCTGCGACGACCGGTCGACGCGGGCGGGTTCGTCATCGTCGGCGACGCGGCGGGTCAGGTCAAGGCGACGTCCGGCGGCGGGATCTACTACGCGATGATCGCCGGGCGCATCGCCGGCGAGATCGCGGCCCGCTATGTCGGGGGCGACCGGAAGGCCACGGCGGAGTACGAACGGCGGTGGCGGAGCCGGTTTGGGCGCGAGGTCTCGTTCACGGCGTTCGGCCGGCGGGCGATCAATCACCTGTCGGACGCCGACCTCGACGCGCTCCTGGGGGCGATCGCGGAGAGCCCCCAGCTCAGGCTGAGTGTCGAGCGCGCGGGCGACACGCAGTTTCAATCCCGGCTCTTCTTCCCGCTCCTGCTCGGCCTGGGCGCCGCCGGGGTGCGGCGACCCGCGCTCGTT